A portion of the Paenibacillus marchantiae genome contains these proteins:
- a CDS encoding aliphatic sulfonate ABC transporter substrate-binding protein, whose translation MKKSHLVLVMVLALSLLTMACATKSSNENASGSGKSQNVTVKIGIQGSGGLFGKAREEKWFEQEFEKTGAKVEWIEFQSGPPMTEAIASNKLDIASLGNMPIIAAQAANIPFKIVSQVLDGKNNVAIIVPAGSTAKSLSDLKGKKIAVTKGSNAYNFLYRGLEKSGLTDKDFEIIQLQPDETQSAFETGSVDAWATWDPYITLNTLTGKGKVLSDGEQLGVLSPSFTIAGSDFAEEHPELVTLYLKVVNKALKWESEHETEAIDRYAAERNVPASVISGTFERSRMINTPVNEDIVDEMQQTADFQYKVKNIRNQVVIKTITDNQYIDAALKDPLK comes from the coding sequence ATGAAAAAATCTCATCTAGTTCTTGTTATGGTGCTCGCGTTGTCTTTATTGACTATGGCTTGTGCAACCAAAAGTTCAAATGAAAACGCAAGTGGTTCAGGCAAGAGCCAAAATGTAACCGTCAAAATTGGGATTCAGGGAAGTGGGGGCTTATTCGGTAAAGCACGTGAAGAAAAATGGTTTGAACAAGAATTTGAAAAAACAGGGGCCAAAGTGGAGTGGATTGAGTTTCAGAGCGGACCGCCCATGACAGAGGCTATTGCTTCCAATAAGCTGGATATCGCCAGCCTGGGGAACATGCCAATTATCGCAGCACAAGCAGCGAATATTCCTTTCAAAATCGTATCGCAAGTTCTAGACGGAAAAAATAACGTTGCAATTATTGTACCTGCCGGTAGTACCGCCAAGTCACTTAGTGACTTGAAAGGCAAGAAGATTGCCGTGACAAAAGGAAGCAATGCATATAACTTTCTATACCGTGGCTTGGAGAAGTCCGGTTTAACAGATAAAGATTTTGAAATCATTCAGCTACAGCCCGACGAGACACAGTCTGCGTTTGAAACCGGCAGTGTGGATGCCTGGGCGACATGGGACCCTTACATTACACTTAATACCTTAACGGGAAAAGGAAAAGTGTTGTCTGACGGAGAGCAGCTTGGCGTATTGTCTCCTTCGTTTACGATCGCGGGATCTGATTTTGCAGAGGAGCATCCAGAGCTTGTTACTCTGTACTTGAAGGTAGTTAATAAAGCATTGAAGTGGGAAAGCGAGCATGAAACCGAAGCGATCGACAGATATGCAGCTGAACGTAATGTTCCTGCCAGTGTTATTAGTGGGACATTCGAACGTTCCCGGATGATTAACACGCCAGTTAATGAAGATATCGTAGATGAAATGCAGCAAACAGCGGATTTTCAATATAAAGTGAAGAACATTCGGAATCAGGTTGTGATCAAAACTATAACGGACAATCAATATATCGACGCAGCTCTCAAGGATCCACTGAAATAA
- a CDS encoding ABC transporter permease, with the protein MRAEKAVIPPLIQKKNSVKRRKLYLRASNMVLGLIVPVSLLIVWEVAGAMGYLNPVLLPTPSSIWKELVSMTETGELVRHLGISTWRALLGFLIGGGLGLSMGLWVGFSYKTERLLDPSFQMLRTLPHLAIAPLFILWFGFGETSKLLLIAKGSFFPLYVNTFLGIRSVDSKLFDVGKVLQFSKWQMITKLILPASLPNIFLGIRLSVSVAWLGLVVAELMGSSAGLGYLINDARSFSLTTVVFVGIIVFAVVGKLSDSIIKLLEARALRWHDGFKGEEAK; encoded by the coding sequence ATGCGTGCAGAAAAGGCAGTTATTCCCCCTTTAATTCAAAAGAAAAACTCGGTTAAGAGGCGAAAGCTTTACTTAAGAGCTAGCAATATGGTACTAGGGCTTATCGTTCCGGTGTCTTTGTTAATCGTGTGGGAAGTAGCCGGGGCTATGGGATATTTGAACCCGGTTCTGCTTCCAACGCCAAGCAGCATATGGAAAGAGCTTGTCAGCATGACGGAGACGGGTGAACTTGTGAGGCATTTGGGCATATCGACGTGGAGAGCTCTGCTTGGTTTTCTGATTGGAGGCGGTCTTGGTCTAAGCATGGGCTTGTGGGTCGGATTTTCTTACAAGACAGAGCGACTGTTGGACCCTTCTTTTCAAATGCTGCGGACGCTGCCGCACTTGGCCATTGCCCCCTTGTTCATTTTGTGGTTCGGTTTCGGTGAAACTTCAAAATTGCTGCTGATAGCCAAAGGCTCTTTCTTTCCACTGTATGTTAATACTTTTCTGGGTATCCGATCCGTTGACAGCAAGTTATTTGATGTAGGAAAGGTGCTGCAATTCAGCAAATGGCAGATGATCACGAAGTTAATTCTTCCAGCATCTCTGCCGAATATCTTTCTGGGGATACGTTTATCCGTCAGTGTCGCCTGGCTGGGTCTGGTCGTTGCCGAATTGATGGGTTCTAGTGCAGGCTTGGGATATCTGATCAATGATGCTAGATCGTTCTCACTCACCACTGTAGTGTTCGTGGGAATCATTGTTTTTGCTGTCGTCGGCAAACTGTCAGATTCTATCATTAAGCTTCTGGAGGCGAGAGCGCTACGGTGGCATGACGGTTTTAAAGGAGAAGAAGCAAAATGA
- a CDS encoding ABC transporter permease, with translation MSKLEIDKQTERAGDWLSRIPGRLHGWIIPLAILLIWELSSALQLVSATMLPAPSKIAEQFIRLILNGELLEHLGISSYRAGLGFLLGTATGLMLGLSTGLGKLAERTLDPSLQMLRMIPLLSLIPLFILWFGVGEFSKILMISLGAFFPVYVNTFLGIRNVDMKLIEVSRIYQYSRWELLGKLIIPAALPNILLGVRLSLGAAWLVLVVAEMMGTSAGVGYMIQDARAYSQTDIVFVGIVVFAVVGKLSDSAVRLLEDRWLSWRDTFKG, from the coding sequence ATGAGCAAGCTGGAGATTGATAAACAAACCGAACGAGCAGGAGATTGGCTGAGCAGAATTCCGGGTCGTCTTCACGGGTGGATTATTCCGTTGGCTATTCTCCTCATCTGGGAATTGTCTTCTGCCCTTCAGCTGGTTTCAGCGACCATGCTACCTGCTCCTTCCAAGATTGCAGAGCAGTTCATCCGTCTAATCTTGAACGGCGAGTTGCTGGAACATCTCGGGATCAGCTCCTATCGAGCGGGCTTGGGTTTTCTGCTTGGAACAGCTACCGGGCTCATGCTTGGTCTATCTACAGGGCTTGGGAAATTAGCGGAGCGCACACTTGACCCCTCATTACAAATGCTGCGGATGATCCCGCTTCTTTCCCTCATTCCATTATTCATTTTATGGTTTGGTGTAGGAGAGTTTTCAAAAATTCTAATGATCTCGCTAGGCGCGTTTTTTCCTGTTTATGTGAATACATTTCTCGGTATACGAAACGTTGATATGAAGCTGATTGAAGTCTCCCGGATTTACCAGTATTCAAGATGGGAGCTCCTTGGCAAGCTCATTATCCCTGCGGCACTTCCTAATATTCTGCTAGGAGTGAGACTGTCTTTGGGCGCGGCGTGGCTAGTCCTTGTTGTTGCTGAAATGATGGGAACCAGTGCAGGCGTCGGCTACATGATACAGGATGCTCGTGCTTACTCACAAACGGATATTGTATTTGTCGGTATTGTAGTCTTTGCGGTTGTAGGCAAGCTCTCGGATTCGGCTGTGCGACTGCTTGAAGACAGATGGCTAAGCTGGCGAGATACGTTCAAGGGATAA